DNA from Pelodiscus sinensis isolate JC-2024 chromosome 1, ASM4963464v1, whole genome shotgun sequence:
CCAGCAGGAAGCTCCAGAAGTGTcagcttcaaggcaaagggcaggaggtgtgcaGCAGTTTAGggaagagcagctgaagtgctggcacttgacagcctcttggccaaaacagtcaggatcacctgtcaggtgctccaagatctaccagtaggtcccgatctactggttggtgaccattgcttTAGTTAAGTCTGCTTCCATTTATAGTGAAGCAGTTAAGGACTCAATGAGACTTAACTGTGTTGTCTTCTTTACATTACAAATATTGGATAGTTTACATTAAAGTTACTATTTCAAgcataagaaaagaaaaagtgaagGTTCTTTTGTGATATTCCAGGTACACTTGCAACATTTCTATTGTTGGGAGAGAGATTACTGATTAGGCTGCTCAAATTGCTAACATTTTTCCAAACTGAAGAATTCGAAGTTTGGCTGCTGCAATGCTATCTCTGGATATTTTATACATTTAACAATACAACAGTTATGTACTAAGCTGTACATttaaagagaaaaacagaaataGGAACAACTACTTCAGTGCAGTATGATTGAATTACCGTTATCATGGGAATCTAAAACTTTCTCATTTCTCCTCTGAATCATTCCCATTTATCATATAATACACGTTTCTGCAATTTCCACTTTATATAGTATTTATATCTTTCAAGTGTTCCTTTAAACACCTTGGGGCACAAGTTTAGCATGTGGCATCACAGCTTGTTCCCATGGAAGCAACTATGATGTCAGAGAAACTTAGATTGTGACATCACTGAGTGgatcaaggaggaggaggagataaaAGGTGAGAGAAAGAGGACCCTGCTTGGATACACTACAAAGGCGAGCAACTGAGGAAGGGTTCTACACGATTAGAGCTTTGAATTAAAAGATTGCTAAGAGGACAGTCTAGGACTTAGGCACGCAGAGAGTTAAGCATGAAGATAAGGCAtcttggcagaattcaatttttatttttctttaaatgttgACAGATAAAAATGCTTAAACAGTGATGTTATTatcaatttacattttcacagttatGCAACATTATAGGGAGATCTGACAGTAGTGAGGTGTTCATCACTAATTGTTTGACACTAGATGTTAAGACTGGTTATTCAAATACAAATTGAACATcacatttaaaaatacacaagGTATAagtatccttaaatcaaactctagtaAGTTCACAAGTAGAATTTTTCTTACTTTCTCTCTCTGTAAATGTTAATTATtatgaatggaaatattttttcatgggTTGTTGTGTACAATAAAATCAGCGCTTATTGACATATGCCAATGAGACTCTAATCCTTCCAAAACTGTTTCTCATTACAGACCCAGAGAGCATTAGAGGAAATTAAGCAAATCCTtgaggtggttttttttgtttttgttttttttttaccttggGAAACTAAACTGTTGGAATTGAGTTTTTTTGGTAGCATCTCACTGAGATCTGGTGGATAAGCATTGACCCTGCTTTTCCACTTATACCTCATCCTTTCCAACCACACTCATGACCTGAGTGTAGACAAAGGCATCCTGtcttctctctcacactctcatttCTGTGGGATCTGAAAGCACAGAGAGCTTGGTCTTTCTGCCATTCCCGCCAGCCATGCTTGACTCTCCCCATTTCTCTCCTCAGGGAAAAAGAGCCCGGACCTAGGGGAGTATGACCCTCTCACTCAGGCTGACAGTGATGAAAGTGAAGATGACCTTGTACTCAACTTACAGAAGAATGGGGGAGTCAAGAATGGGAAGAGTGCCCTGGAAGAAGTGCAGGACCCAGACTCGGACGTGGAGGTTGAGGTGACAAAGCAGCGGCTGTCGGAAAGTGCCCCAGATGGGTACCCTGCCGAAGCCACTGGCAGTCTGGAGCACAAGACAGCCTCTTCCCTGATGCCTTACCTACGCACAGCAGTCTTTTTGCTTACCATGGTTATCTCCATGATCCTGGTGCTGGTGTGCGCCTTTCTCATTCCCTGTCCTCCTAGAGATTTGCATAATACCTGGAACCGCAACCTCGGTCAGGAAGCAGGTGAGAGACCATTGGGCACAGCAGCAGTGTGAGATTGGAAGGGCGAAGCTCACAGGCTCAGTGTGGGGGAAAGACTCACTTGGAAGAGTCACTTTAGAGCAGAGGAGCAGCAACTTTAAACCCCTTCACTGCAAGTGCTCTGAGGCCACAAACAGGCCTGTGCAGTGCTGTATGGGGAGGGACATAGCTGGGGGAGCAGTACCGCTTCAGTGGGTCTCCTCTGGATTCCTTGATGGTTGGTTATTCAGACCCCTTTTCTTTCATGCTTGTTCTCTTCTCCATGGTGCAGAATGGGATTGGCAGCCATTCTGATAGCAGCTCCTTATTTGCTTTGAATGTCACAGGTGGGTTGCTGTTCCCGCTGGAGCTCTCGGATGTGAATGGTGATGGGCTCCCGGACATCCTGCTTTCCTTCACAGGCCTGATGAATGCTAGCGTATTGGGTAAGAtgttaaaaaaacttaaaacacaagaatggtcctgtagcactttagagactaacaaaaatatataaatagtatcataagcttttgtgggcgcaacccacGTCTTCACAACTGCCAACTTCACTTCATCAGGGATTCCAACCTCGATGGCTCTTTTGTCAGGTTGTCcaattttgtttttgtattttctccCTGTCAACCATTATGCATGGGAGTTCCCCATACCATCTGCAGAGCTGCCATACTGTCCTCTTTCAGACCTCTCCATAAAACAGCTCACTTCTGCTGTGAAAATCCCAGCTGATATATTGATTGACAGTGGTAATGTTACTGCACCAAGCTCTTTAATGTGAAACAGTCCCATCAACCTCAGCAGGCTGCTTCTCGTTTCTTTGCTAACATTTGCCTGGGAACACATGGGATAACACATCAGAAGCATCAAAATAACTTGGCTTGTCACTAAGTCCTGCTGTTTTCCCACTGCTCCAAGATTCATGTTTCTACAGCTTCCCAGCTGCCGTTTCAGTGCATCTCCACAGCCTGTCTTCACCTCATAGTGACGTGAAATATGTTCCAATCCCAGAAGCACAGTCAGGGAGTCAGGGCCCATTTTATTGGATTGTGTTGGCAATCTATGGTGCTTGAGTATTGCAATGGTTGGAGTAATATGAATACAGATAGGAAGGAAAATTTCCCTTCCCCATGGCATAGGGCTGCGTAAGAAAGGCCCCATGTACTTCATTACAAGCAAGATGTAAATTCCACAGCAGGGTCTCTGGAGTCCAAGGGATTCTGGTGCAGCAGATAGAAAATCTGATGGtagattaatttaaattaaaaattgtgaaGGTATTGAATTTCAGTTTTTGCAGGAAGCAGATTTTTGTACTAACCTCACATTAACTgcacagaagcttcagggggtagccaagttagtctgtacaggataaatttaaaaaaccaacGAATAGTCTCTTAGAACTTtctacactaacaaaacatgtagatggtatcatgagctttcgtgggcacagcccacttcctcagatgactagaattctgagtttaggatgtgcagacccaaaacaaataggggaggagggagaactaACTGCACAGTTAGTGATGCTGTTAGGGAGAGGCCCTCTGGATAAGATACCTTTGGGACTCTTAGCACCTTGGAAGATGCAGGGAGCGAGTTTGTGGTTGCGACATAAGCACATTGGTTGGATATTTCTGTTAAAGTGATTAACAGAGTGTCTGATGTTAGGCTGACATTAAACTTATCATTAGGCATTTGATTAAAACAAATTGAGGCTCTTCATACTCATTTTAGCTATTATTTTGTGCTATCTGCTGACTCAGGAAGACATTATACTGTTTGACACTGATTGTATGTTTTCAAGGTGTTTTCCACAATATCTAAGGCTAGAAACATGGGGGGacgttttttttcctttttttaccgAAAAGGAAAAAGCTCAGATTGCGGAGCCAAATTCTTCTGCCACAGAATCACAGACCATGCAGGGCCCTGTGCCTAACTAGCCAGCTACCTAAGAGAATGGTAATTGCAACTTCTTGTAAGCATTAACCTTTGGCCAGCAGAAGGATAAGTGTTAAAAGGAACAATAGTCTAGTCTGGTATGACAGCAGATAGGATGATGAAGTGAATAGACCTGTGGTTGATTGGGTAGGGCAAATAATATGTTTGTTTGCCATCCAAGCACAGAAACGTAGCTTCACAAATTTCCATGGGCAGATCCTGTGAGCTAGCAAGGGACTGAAATAACCAAACTCATGGGATTCTTGTGAATGTGACTGTTTTACTCTTTTCCAGTTGAGCACAGCACAGAATAGAAGCATAACTGAACAGCATGTCCCCCTGAGATAACTGTACCTTGTTCATCTCTCTCCTTTGATTGCAAGGGACTTCActtcccttttgtgtgtctgcagGTGTTTCTAGGCCATCGGTAACTGTGATGGCCCTTTCGGGCATGAATGGCAGCACCCTTTGGTCCAGCCACATTCCAGAAGAGATTCGGAGTGTGCAGTGTAAAGGACTGACTCTCGCAGCCCCAGCTGAGCCTGTCTGCCTTGTGACTGGAACatccaaattcctcagccttcTCCATGCCTCCTCAGGTAGTTCCAGGCATAAATGTGTGGATGAACTGACCTCCTTGAATAATTCAGCACCTGATGGTAGCAACTTAGGAAGAAGTCCATAGCTAAAAGAAAACTATAGAGTACTACAGAAGATGATCTAATCATTAATGAATAATGAATAGAAAAATGTGTGAATTCTTATTTATTGGGCACCTGCTCAGGTCCCTTACTGGACTGACAAACTGTGTTTAAAATCATATTCCTTTATCCCCTCTGTGGAGAGGATGAAGATGCAATGGGGCTGTTTCCTGTTGGAAGTTTAACTAAGACACAGATTTCCTTTTCCAATATCTGTGCCTCCAGATATGAGTTCCCATCTGTTGATTTCCCTGGGAGTGTCTGCCTAGCTGTGACATCATCAATCAGGCTTTACCATTGGCCAGTTAGGACAGCTGGTGTCCTGCAAAAGCCTCTCTCTTATTTAGGACCTGATCCTGACAGTTGTGTTGCAGGTTTGGAATTAGGCCCGGATAGAGATGCCAGAATGCTAATAAAACGAAGCATTTGCAGACTAACTCAAGAGCATTTCAAAGCAATGGGAAAGAATAATCCCTCTTTCTGCTGGGTATGAATTCCATGGCTGCCTGCTCTAGGTTGGGTTTGGTACTCATCCTGTTGGGTGGTAATgccttctctctcttcctccttcagGAAGGGTTAGTAAGACACCTTGGGAATTCTCATGAATTCTACCTTCTTGAAGTGCTGCACTGCTCAGATGTTCTCTCCTCCTTTAGGGAAAACCATCTGGACACTGAACCCAGCCCACCTGCCGAGTGGGACCCTGGCTGCACCAGCTGTCCTGTTGCCAGATTTGGATGGGGATAAAGTTGGAGATTTGGTAGTTCTGGCTATCGGAGAGACCCAGGTATAATACATCCACACAAGAGCTCTGAATGGACCTGAATCTTttgagggggagcagggacatGGTCTAAACTGAGTGTAGTGGCGGAATGGCACATCCAAGTAGTATCCTTACCTCATATTCCTTTTAGGTACAAACCTGGCTTCTTTCTCCTGCTTTGCAGCACAGAATCAAGTAGTAATTACATTGTCATTTTTTTATCAGTAGGggtgttaaatttcgattaatcaactaattgagtagtcgatggaatttccatcgactgctcgattagtcagtaagggagGTGCTCGCTATCCTGCTGCACCCCTTTCTTGTACATCTCAAAGGGTGAGGAGTAGCAGTCGGGACAGGCATGAACGGCACTGTTTCAGTACCTGTTCATGCTGTTTTCCaactgccctctgcctcccctgccctctgtggagacagtgctagcgggatctggcttttaagctggctccccccagcaccggctcctgctccaccACCTTGCTActtctctctgatagaagcaaggcgggaggaggatgggggaaaagtgactagtcaatttcctgctctgctacccaataagcatttgcttatcgggtagtggACTAggtgcttacatccctatttatcAGCTGGCAAATTAATGTCATTGTGGAATTAATCATTGCTCACTGACTGAGACATGAGAGAGACACTCACTTTTTCCTGTGCGTCTCTCTTTAGCAGTTactgcttttgtttttaatgtgaatTTTTAGCGCTAGTGAAAGCTGACTATTTGACAACCCTGGAGAATGGTCTTAGCTATAGAAGAGAAGTCCTTGTCTGACAATAATGGTGCAAAGTTCCCCTGTGCTGCTCCCTGCACAGTGACTTAGAAGGTACTGCCTTTAAGCTTGATGGGGGAGTTCAGGATCCGAAGTACATTCATTCACTGGCACCTCTGCCCAGAATGTTGAGGGGTTTTCTGACAAGGACATCTTAACATACGGCGCTAGACCAAGACTATTAGCTCACGTGGGAAACCAAATAGAGAAGGTGGCTGGGAAGGAGAAAGATGTCAAATGATTTGTCACCCGATATATGctgctgtgtggggagggaaTGACAGAGCTTTTCATTCTGGGGCAAAGCGGCTTCTCACTGTGTGAGAGACAGCTCCCAGAATTCCTTGCATCTTTCTAACCTTTGCAGCCAGACTTATGCTTTATCCTGGTATCGGGCATGACAGGAAAACCTCTGGGTGGGCCCGTGAAGTACAGCATCAATGGAGAAGGAAAACTGATCGGTCCCCAAGCCCACACTACCAGTCGAGGAGCCATCTATATCCTGTTTGGTTTTGGTAAGATGGGCCACTTTTGCCACTTCCATTTGATCTTTTTCTAAGGCACTTTAAAGCTGGAATAGCTATGAGTTCTGCCAGGACATTGGTACCAGCCCTCCCACTGGTGAAGGCTGAGGTTGGAGAAGATGGGCTCTTTGCAGTCAGTGTATGGAACGGCACCGAAACACGGATACCTGCTCGCAACTCCTAGGGCTGGAGTGGCTTGGATCTCCTCATTGCTGCTCCTACACCTCTTCCTTTACTATATCCTGCTTGGAGAGGCCAAGACTCTCCTCCTGCTTTTATTGATTGCTATCCACCTGCAAGTAGTCTCTGACTCTTATGCTGTCAGGACTCATCCTACAAGTGAGAATCTCAGTCTTTGCTCTCCCTGTCACATATCTGCTAGGTAATGTCCAGGCAGTCGCCCTGAGGGATATCTTTGCCCAAGCCAGAAACCGTGACAGCTTCCCTCCTATTCTGCAGCAGGAGGAGTCAGAGTGGGAGAAGCGCAGATCTGTCAACTTATCGGAGCTCATTGACATTTACAGGTGGGGTGTGCTCTCACCATTCAGGCTATGCTGTGGTTCTACCTGGGCACTGCTGgccattccccttccccttcGAATATCTCTGTCCACCAGAGTTGCCGGGGCAATGCCTGTGACATAAAGAACTCCAACTTCCTCCACTGTCCTAGTGATTGCAGTGGCCAAATACCATGTATTATAAAGAGAACCGCTTGTTCTTCTGAGCCCTTGAGCCCCCGTTACAACCATATGTCCAGGGAAGCATgcctgcccttagaaaaggcatGTTTCTAAATAATGAGTCCAAATTAGCAACTCGGTGGACAGCAGAGTGGTCTGGGATCATGTAACCCCTAGAGTCTCTTCACTCACCATGCAGTGAATCACTGCTCAGCAGGACCTGAGAAATTCTTCAGTGTGGCTGGGAACAAGGCAAGAAAGTAGCAGGGCCCAGTTTAGATGGGAGAGTGAAGTGGGGATTCAGTCACAGGAAAAACCCTAGAACCCAAACTTCTGTGGATTAGAGTCTCTCATATTCAAAAGTGCTTAGAGCTCGGCATtgactgtttttatttaaataagcaAACAAAACCTGGGAAACCCAATTTCCTCATGTCAGGTTTCTGCCTCTCGTAGTGGGGGCGTTGAGTTCCTGCAGATAGTGACAGCTTCAGATACCAACTGCAGTGACCTCCTCATCACCACAAAACACAGCCTGACTCTGCTGCGAGGAGAGGACCTGAAGCCCCGCTGGAACCTGGAGCAGCAGGACATTCACACGTTAGTTACACTTTGGTTTTTTCTGTGTGTCCtttttctgtctctctcctcccggCACACATGCTCTGGTGGGTATAGCCTGGAATTATTCCTCAAGCTTGTggggatatgagagagagagagagagagagagagagagcgctgtgggaaggggaggggagggaataacTGGAGGAAAAAGGAATGGAAGAAAGGGACCGATTGAATAGTTTGAGTAGCATACATCTTAGTGAGTTGAAAGGGGGAAATTCATCCCAGTGCAAGAAACCAGCATGTGGTCTGGGCAGCACTTAAGCCCTCAAGATGATGGCGCATATGTTCTGTGCTGGCCCTCTGCACAGAGGTATATTTCATTCAAAGAACCTAAGGAAGCTGCAAAATGTTGTGGGACAATAACAGGACATGACAGCCACCCCAGTATTAACTGATTGAATGTATACCTGTGCTTAGTTGGcagcagtgttcccgctaagattttccatctataaatggagtgagttttgtcttgagCCCcagtattgaggtcatgtgcgcttgttcgaatgtgtgccaccgtggcacccaggttattaacaaaaatatatatatattttacactgttaaggaagaaagaatactaaaataagggataattaacaaggtgcatgacttcaAATGTTTAtgtaatatgaagtcaaataaaaagaaaattaataccgcaaaattttcagtagccaactTCCTCTGTTTATAGCCCTCTCCCAGACCCTTGCCCTTCTGGACTAGATGATTTCCCTTCTAGTCCTGTGATTACTGTCGGAATTCAAAACACCAAAGGGATGTTGGAGGGTTTGCTAGCAATATCAGAAGTATGAGATCCAGCAGAAAAGTCTGAACTACAGCATCTCTCAACTTCTAT
Protein-coding regions in this window:
- the FAM234B gene encoding protein FAM234B isoform X2, with amino-acid sequence MLGKKSPDLGEYDPLTQADSDESEDDLVLNLQKNGGVKNGKSALEEVQDPDSDVEVEVTKQRLSESAPDGYPAEATGSLEHKTASSLMPYLRTAVFLLTMVISMILVLVCAFLIPCPPRDLHNTWNRNLGQEAGGLLFPLELSDVNGDGLPDILLSFTGLMNASVLGVSRPSVTVMALSGMNGSTLWSSHIPEEIRSVQCKGLTLAAPAEPVCLVTGTSKFLSLLHASSGKTIWTLNPAHLPSGTLAAPAVLLPDLDGDKVGDLVVLAIGETQPDLCFILVSGMTGKPLGGPVKYSINGEGKLIGPQAHTTSRGAIYILFGFGNVQAVALRDIFAQARNRDSFPPILQQEESEWEKRRSVNLSELIDIYSGGVEFLQIVTASDTNCSDLLITTKHSLTLLRGEDLKPRWNLEQQDIHTQPAPGYFSADQTLDFMVQAQSRDNLKKMLVVDGKSGLSIWSYDLPCHLQESDVLSVMTLERKSVFLFWADEMQPELQNLEPGLRIKRPGLHHLYLLHPAFPTLLLDLTNVTDTVIASAIGINDLQKDAFYITMTTSSTSENQLGLLVVSKLGLRWAMLTQSRMVPLMETTPKISRGEVRRFLSRLKFVDFPHKF
- the FAM234B gene encoding protein FAM234B isoform X3 yields the protein MPYLRTAVFLLTMVISMILVLVCAFLIPCPPRDLHNTWNRNLGQEAGGLLFPLELSDVNGDGLPDILLSFTGLMNASVLGVSRPSVTVMALSGMNGSTLWSSHIPEEIRSVQCKGLTLAAPAEPVCLVTGTSKFLSLLHASSGKTIWTLNPAHLPSGTLAAPAVLLPDLDGDKVGDLVVLAIGETQPDLCFILVSGMTGKPLGGPVKYSINGEGKLIGPQAHTTSRGAIYILFGFGNVQAVALRDIFAQARNRDSFPPILQQEESEWEKRRSVNLSELIDIYSGGVEFLQIVTASDTNCSDLLITTKHSLTLLRGEDLKPRWNLEQQDIHTQPAPGYFSADQTLDFMVQAQSRDNLKKMLVVDGKSGLSIWSYDLPCHLQESDVLSVMTLERKSVFLFWADEMQPELQNLEPGLRIKRPGLHHLYLLHPAFPTLLLDLTNVTDTVIASAIGINDLQKDAFYITMTTSSTSENQLGLLVVSKLGLRWAMLTQSRMVPLMETTPKISRGEVRRFLSRLKFVDFPHKF
- the FAM234B gene encoding protein FAM234B isoform X1, whose protein sequence is MATVLSRALKLPGKKSPDLGEYDPLTQADSDESEDDLVLNLQKNGGVKNGKSALEEVQDPDSDVEVEVTKQRLSESAPDGYPAEATGSLEHKTASSLMPYLRTAVFLLTMVISMILVLVCAFLIPCPPRDLHNTWNRNLGQEAGGLLFPLELSDVNGDGLPDILLSFTGLMNASVLGVSRPSVTVMALSGMNGSTLWSSHIPEEIRSVQCKGLTLAAPAEPVCLVTGTSKFLSLLHASSGKTIWTLNPAHLPSGTLAAPAVLLPDLDGDKVGDLVVLAIGETQPDLCFILVSGMTGKPLGGPVKYSINGEGKLIGPQAHTTSRGAIYILFGFGNVQAVALRDIFAQARNRDSFPPILQQEESEWEKRRSVNLSELIDIYSGGVEFLQIVTASDTNCSDLLITTKHSLTLLRGEDLKPRWNLEQQDIHTQPAPGYFSADQTLDFMVQAQSRDNLKKMLVVDGKSGLSIWSYDLPCHLQESDVLSVMTLERKSVFLFWADEMQPELQNLEPGLRIKRPGLHHLYLLHPAFPTLLLDLTNVTDTVIASAIGINDLQKDAFYITMTTSSTSENQLGLLVVSKLGLRWAMLTQSRMVPLMETTPKISRGEVRRFLSRLKFVDFPHKF